The Buttiauxella selenatireducens genome has a window encoding:
- the ebgR gene encoding transcriptional regulator EbgR: protein MATLKEIAQAAQVSVATVSRVLNDDPTLSVKTQTRQKILEAAERLEYKVPSAKRQAGQRLTFAALYTHGQELEINDPYYLAMRYGIETQCEKLGVTLISCYDFKSERPVVAAADGLLIIGKPQPSAQAWLEQQELPLVFLDGVTDDPRFDCVNVDLYKISRKVIDYFISRGYMRIGFIGGRDDPAYADQREEAFVEYGRSKNVVNAQDVYYGDFSSQSGYQCALKMLGTSGDYPPALFVATDSIAIGVLRALHEHGIKVPDQMALISVNDIPTARFVFPALSTVRIHSETMGAQAVNLLMERLRDDRTIPLSVYVPSSLQLRDTTTAE, encoded by the coding sequence ATGGCTACATTGAAGGAAATTGCCCAGGCCGCCCAGGTCTCTGTGGCGACAGTTTCACGGGTGCTTAATGACGATCCGACGTTAAGCGTCAAAACGCAGACACGTCAAAAAATCCTCGAAGCGGCAGAAAGACTGGAATATAAAGTCCCCAGCGCTAAACGGCAGGCCGGTCAACGGCTGACGTTTGCCGCACTGTATACCCACGGGCAAGAACTGGAAATCAACGATCCCTACTATCTGGCGATGCGCTATGGCATTGAAACACAATGTGAAAAACTGGGTGTTACGCTAATTTCCTGTTACGACTTTAAAAGTGAACGCCCGGTTGTTGCCGCCGCCGACGGTTTACTGATTATCGGTAAACCCCAGCCATCGGCGCAGGCATGGCTTGAGCAACAAGAGCTGCCGCTGGTGTTCCTCGATGGTGTGACGGACGATCCTCGCTTTGACTGCGTCAACGTGGATTTGTACAAAATCAGCCGTAAAGTTATCGATTACTTCATCTCACGCGGCTATATGCGGATTGGTTTTATTGGTGGGCGAGATGACCCAGCATATGCTGATCAACGTGAAGAGGCGTTCGTTGAATACGGGCGCAGTAAGAATGTTGTCAACGCGCAGGATGTTTACTACGGTGACTTTAGCAGCCAGTCTGGTTATCAATGTGCGCTGAAAATGCTTGGCACATCAGGGGATTACCCGCCAGCTTTGTTCGTTGCGACCGACTCCATTGCCATTGGCGTGCTGCGTGCATTGCATGAACACGGCATCAAAGTGCCTGATCAGATGGCATTGATTAGCGTGAATGATATTCCTACCGCACGCTTTGTCTTCCCCGCGTTATCTACTGTGCGTATCCATTCTGAAACCATGGGTGCCCAGGCGGTCAATCTCTTAATGGAGAGGCTGCGTGATGATCGCACCATTCCACTCTCGGTTTATGTCCCCAGCTCACTGCAACTG